The stretch of DNA GGTCGGCAAAGTGCCGCCGCCGATTTCGCCTCGATCGTGTCCGGTGAGCGACGTGTACACGGCCGCGGCATGTGCGTTGTTGACGCTGTGATGCATCGAGCGGATCAACGTCGCGCGATGCATTTGCGTGGCCAGGCGCGGGAGATGTTCCGAGAACTGAACGCCTGGCAGGGTGGTCGCGATTGGTTGGAATTCGCCGCGAATGCCGTCGGGTGCCTCGGGCTTCATGTCCCACATGTCGAGATGGCTGGGACCGCCGTTCAAGAAGATGATGATGCACGAGTCCGCGCGGGGCGTCAGGCCGGCTGCCGAAGCGTTGGCCTCGGCGCGCAGCAAGCGCGGCAACGAGACACCGGCCAGCCCAAGGCCACCGATCTGAAGCATCTGCCGGCGCGAGAACATCCGTGACATGGCGTGCGTGCGTCCGCGGTGACAGGGTGGGAAACGTCGGGCAGGGTCCCGTCAGTGTAAGCCAATCGCGCCCGAGGGGCAACGAAATCGTGGCCGTTCGGTACCCCGCGCATGGCTAGGTCGAGGTATCGCTGAACAACAGTTTTGCGACAGCCCAGATCGGAATCAGCAGGAAGAACAGCACGATCAACACACCCATCAGCGACGAGAACATGGCTAAACCCTCCTCAGTTCGATGAACAAGGATTGTCGCACACCGTTTTTCCCGTTGGCGCGTCCCATTGGCTGCGGAACCGCGGCCATCTCACCTAAAGAACCGTAGCTTGCGGGTCAGTGTAACCAGCGACGCAATTGATACCAAAGCGGAAACGCAGGCTTGTTACCACGGCAGCACACGACCAGAATGGCGAGCCGACGGCTGCCGAGGCCATTTTGTGCTTTCGCTGCCGTGGCACGGTCGATGCCCGCCCACCAGTACCCACCGATTGTTCCATGCCACCCGCCGAATCCGCTTCCGCGCCTGCCAGAATGTTGTCGGTCGATGCCCTGCGCGGTTTCGACATGTTCTGGATTATGGGGGCCGATGGGCTGGTCGCAGCGCTCCATGAATTGTCGGACTGGCCGCTGGTGGCTTTTGCCGCCGAGCAGTTGGAGCACCGCCAGTGGCACGGCTTCACTTTCTATGATTTGATCTTTCCGCTGTTCATCTATGTCGTCGGCGTTTCGATCGTGCTTTCGCTGGGCAAGAAACGTGACGAGTTGGCGGATCGCGGCGAGCTATACGCGCGCATCGTGCGGCGGGCCCTGGTGCTGTATGTGCTGGGCGTGCTGTTCTACGGCGGGCTGTCGAACAGTTTGAACGAGATTCGCTGGGTCGGCGTGCTGCAACGCATTGCTGTTTGCTACCTGTGCGGCGCGATAGTGTTTCTCAACCTGCGTCCGCGCGGGCAGGCCATCCTGTTGACTGGAATACTGCTGGGCTATTGGGCGCTGATGACGCTGGTGCCGGTGCCGGGCTTTGGCTCGGGGGACTTTACACCCGAAGGAAACCTGGCGGGGCATGTC from Pirellulales bacterium encodes:
- a CDS encoding heparan-alpha-glucosaminide N-acetyltransferase domain-containing protein, which produces MPPAESASAPARMLSVDALRGFDMFWIMGADGLVAALHELSDWPLVAFAAEQLEHRQWHGFTFYDLIFPLFIYVVGVSIVLSLGKKRDELADRGELYARIVRRALVLYVLGVLFYGGLSNSLNEIRWVGVLQRIAVCYLCGAIVFLNLRPRGQAILLTGILLGYWALMTLVPVPGFGSGDFTPEGNLAGHVDRLLLPGRAWFRDLGWDPEGLLSTIPAIGSCLIGLLSGELLANVRVLPQKKVWLLVAAATVALAVGFAWGNWFPINKKMWTSSYTLVAGGYSCLLLALFYQTIDIWQWRRWCFPFVVIGSNAIFIYIAAEIVPFDQIAQRFVGGEIAARLGNWAGVVAIVVQLALEFAILWWMYTKRIFIRI